In Desulfurellaceae bacterium, a single window of DNA contains:
- a CDS encoding CoA transferase, which produces PCGAVFDSQDILSDPHLRERGMVATVEHPTRGEITMPTCAVQLDDSPLDLKPAPLLGQHNAEVYQDLLGLSPEAVKDLEKEGII; this is translated from the coding sequence TTCCGTGCGGCGCGGTGTTCGATTCCCAGGACATCCTGAGCGACCCTCACCTGCGCGAGCGGGGCATGGTGGCAACGGTCGAGCATCCCACCCGGGGTGAGATCACGATGCCGACCTGCGCGGTCCAGCTGGACGATTCGCCGCTCGACCTCAAACCCGCCCCGCTCCTGGGCCAGCATAACGCCGAGGTGTATCAGGACCTGCTGGGTCTGAGTCCCGAGGCGGTCAAGGATCTGGAGAAAGAGGGGATTATTTAA
- a CDS encoding CoA transferase gives MSALDHIRILDLTHYEAGPACTELLAFLGADVIKLEPPGRGEPGRSFVRDKPDMDSYLFVLLNANKRGITLDLKSESGKDLFRSLARQVDVVIENFSLGTMEELGLGYQALSEINPRLVYATIKGYGTYGPWSSYKSFNSAALATGGAISITGLPGGPPIKPGPTIADTGTGLHCAVGILSALLQRDKTGRGQHV, from the coding sequence ATGTCGGCACTCGACCATATTCGCATTCTCGATTTGACCCATTACGAAGCCGGACCGGCCTGCACCGAGCTGCTGGCCTTTTTAGGCGCCGATGTCATCAAGCTCGAACCGCCGGGCCGGGGGGAGCCGGGCCGCAGCTTCGTGCGTGACAAGCCGGATATGGACTCGTATCTGTTTGTGCTGCTGAACGCCAATAAGCGCGGCATCACCCTCGATCTCAAGTCCGAGTCGGGCAAAGACCTGTTCCGCTCGCTGGCCCGCCAGGTCGATGTGGTGATCGAAAATTTCTCGCTGGGCACGATGGAGGAACTGGGGCTGGGCTACCAGGCCCTCAGCGAGATCAATCCCCGCCTCGTCTACGCGACGATCAAGGGCTATGGCACCTACGGTCCGTGGAGCAGCTATAAGAGCTTCAACTCGGCCGCTCTGGCCACCGGCGGTGCGATCAGCATCACCGGCCTGCCGGGCGGACCGCCGATCAAGCCCGGCCCAACCATCGCCGACACCGGCACCGGCCTGCACTGCGCGGTCGGCATCCTGTCGGCCCTGCTCCAGCGCGACAAAACCGGTCGCGGTCAACACGT